The following proteins are encoded in a genomic region of Arcobacter suis CECT 7833:
- a CDS encoding HlyD family type I secretion periplasmic adaptor subunit, whose amino-acid sequence MQKNKKNEEKIGLISWFKRLYGLEDEKEKDLEFMYNSYSNSNEKPSRVSNVIFLLITGIFSILLLWAAIAEIDELARGNGKVIPTDKIQTVQSLDGGIISEIFIKEGDIVKFDAPLMKIDTTRFQATLEESKQEYLSLLALKTRLEVESTIDINNELPVLEFDEKIIKDMSRYDINEKLLLENRFREIKSSIKVLENQESQKIQELKEIESTIKKLTDTLGFIEEQRVTIKKLVERGIKSKYDLLDIEKEYNVTKGDLQTARLSIARSNFAISEAQNRIKEKIDTFKAEASRDLQKTVSQINKFEAKLVGDRDKVAKTTITSPVDGIIKQLNFNTIGGVVQSGMDLIEIVPLSDALVVEAKIDPKDIAFINPSQKAIIKITAYDFAIYGGLEGKIVEISADTIVDKDSKDGKSYYRVLVKTDKNYLERRGKKLPIIPGMIATVDIVTGKKTILDFLLKPILKVKQDSLHER is encoded by the coding sequence ATGCAAAAGAATAAAAAAAATGAAGAGAAAATAGGTCTGATAAGTTGGTTTAAAAGACTTTATGGTTTAGAAGACGAAAAAGAAAAAGATTTAGAGTTTATGTATAATTCATATTCTAACTCAAATGAAAAACCAAGTAGAGTTTCTAATGTAATATTTTTGTTAATCACTGGAATATTTTCAATACTTTTGTTATGGGCAGCTATTGCAGAAATAGACGAATTAGCAAGAGGAAATGGAAAAGTAATTCCTACAGATAAAATTCAAACAGTTCAGTCTTTAGATGGTGGAATTATTTCAGAAATTTTTATAAAAGAAGGAGATATCGTAAAATTTGATGCTCCTTTAATGAAAATTGATACAACAAGATTTCAAGCAACATTGGAAGAAAGTAAACAAGAATATTTATCATTATTAGCATTAAAAACTAGATTAGAAGTAGAATCAACCATTGATATTAACAATGAATTGCCAGTACTTGAATTTGATGAAAAAATTATAAAAGATATGTCTAGATATGATATAAATGAAAAATTGTTATTAGAAAATAGATTTAGAGAAATAAAATCTTCTATAAAAGTTCTTGAAAATCAAGAAAGTCAAAAAATTCAAGAGTTAAAAGAGATTGAAAGTACAATTAAAAAATTAACAGATACTTTAGGTTTTATTGAAGAACAAAGAGTAACTATTAAAAAGCTTGTTGAACGAGGAATAAAATCAAAGTATGATTTATTAGATATTGAAAAAGAATACAATGTAACAAAAGGTGATTTACAAACAGCAAGATTGTCTATTGCTAGGTCAAATTTTGCAATTTCTGAAGCACAAAATAGAATAAAAGAAAAAATAGATACTTTTAAAGCTGAAGCTTCAAGAGATCTTCAAAAAACTGTAAGTCAAATAAATAAATTTGAAGCCAAATTAGTTGGTGATAGAGATAAAGTTGCAAAAACAACTATTACTTCTCCTGTGGATGGGATTATTAAACAACTTAATTTTAATACTATTGGAGGAGTTGTTCAATCAGGAATGGATTTAATAGAAATTGTACCTTTAAGTGATGCTTTAGTTGTTGAAGCAAAAATTGATCCAAAAGATATAGCATTTATTAATCCTAGCCAAAAAGCAATTATAAAAATAACTGCATATGATTTTGCTATTTATGGTGGTTTAGAAGGCAAGATAGTAGAAATTTCGGCTGATACAATAGTCGATAAAGATTCAAAAGATGGCAAAAGTTACTATAGAGTTTTAGTAAAAACAGATAAAAATTATTTGGAAAGAAGAGGCAAAAAATTACCAATTATTCCAGGTATGATTGCAACTGTTGACATCGTAACAGGTAAAAAAACAATATTAGATTTCCTTTTAAAACCAATACTTAAAGTAAAACAAGATTCTCTTCACGAAAGATAA
- a CDS encoding immunoglobulin-like domain-containing protein → MKLTIKTQSGQKVVDLNSDLQFNTIKGEQYVFSNGFSNYVLNFKDNQESVTLTFNVNGKSIKVELNGIVPLLQANTTNMPNPTAIIINKDLNEKDVDSIVENNSFDGGEIIDRLEALLSKPVELGDNVSSNLTLITNYQTLLESLGAAAAGAEAGGNATGNGSTFNSIFSINDRGLNDIADTARWENLSESIANIPVDTADNTGDRITIFTSMTSSDVNENADSVTFNIFLSYVPQGTANTVTVNVTDQNGNVTTYIVDINADGRGVLTIKTQDMDVYNDSQSLTAEIVAINGGDYEEVVFGTPVTVNITDIGAIDDVTLILDDVNVNEGTGTATVGGSLDYAPQTTLVVTLSNGSTITFGPDYVVGTIVQSTPFVIQGDDVYKDGETYTVTVVSTTGGNFENLVTTDTAKATVTDTETPVTVNLSASTVNEDAANTSYVFTATLSAASQGDTIIVTDKGTITIADGQTTGTLTIASNNTSDVYVDRSELTATITSASGGNFEKINVGTATAKATVTDTETPVTVNLSASTVNEDAANTSYVFTATLSAASQGDTIIVTDKGTITIADGQTTGTLTIASNNTSDVYVDRSELTATITSASGGNFEKINVGTATAKATVTDTETPVTVNLSASTVNEDAANTSYVFTATLSAASQGDTIIVTDKGTITIADGQTTGTLTIASNNTSDVYVDRSELTATITSASGGNFEKINVGTATAKATVTDTETPVTVNLSASTVNEDAANTSYVFTATLSAASQGDTIIVTDKGTITIADGQTTGTLTIASNNTSDVYVDRSELTATITSASGGNFEKINVGTATAKATVTDTETPVTVNLSASTVNEDAANTSYVFTATLSAASQGDTIIVTDKGTITIADGQTTGTLTIASNNTSDVYVDRSELTATITSASGGNFEKINVGTATAKATVTDTTDTVIIKIFVSDENGMPLKDINGNYLTTNSVTEGAKAHYVALAFEPNTTEFNDNTVVSDQVGTVDFKFTPDTATVNTATNASAGSNDYLPQSTLTNIALGKAISMDALDDYISDNGEVLNISIENYKAPNSGKIYEDVILNSDKVVTTILDDTIFGQEDTVYVKIENNASVIEGNALTHTITLVDKFGNPVVVPAGQSIKITLTYSSDTTENEDFNSTTTYKTTEVVITGGNSSVIVKNSTVDDFTNEGKEGYVLKITDVEQSSHYYENVEVHAGKNSVTGEIIDGVSIETPINGTVDEDNFIVTNSNTSISTTGNLGITAPSGDNGYTLSFTTTPTNSLGEPLTSDGKKITYILNGNTITAIREGDNKTVFEIKLNKNSAGGSDDSYTYTQYENIDHPIKGIVGINSSIDQIIDDNIVLNFGFKITDQGKTSPLVEFKVTVNDSLPNAINKTFELNEDTSINITLTEESFSSLLIWNKGLLPETLDSSNPTVDIFDPNNSNIVIGKLTYNGSGYVTFTPNPDYSNYNATPSFKYGIQDSDGDIAFGEIKFKVNPVADGLTWNYTNVTTNEDVNVDMNLTLPTIIDNSDDNGNKTGDHGERIGVIELSSIDKGAIIYNGNIALNSGTTTATLKFVIVNADGSLDTSLHYSNIDMNDTSIIHLTKAQYENLTITPISQSHNDITMTLKATSYEVDDSGNPLSGVAGKTTSKDITVVVKSVTDDISLSFDNKNNPDDNISSDSKTYTIASKLEEGNNVIDLQAILTPTSGNSLDLDGSEQRSYTVSGVPEGTIITLGGVSAVANSSGIAIVNFDATAEKIVDPTFTMTLPGEFSGKIDATITLKVTDIDDHAGSAVPETKTQTVYLKMNVDPVADQVTLSVSQAKGYEDAGRSKGNTSNDENADDINAKVGNKIPGAIDLDINVKSDDIDGSETFTVVISDIPTGASIYYNGIEVVQNPAGKITIENFNNTIPLQIVPTHNSDEDFNLKVKAYSVDTATNSTGTVTTVTSEAIAQELTLNVQIKGVADVPVNEIFKELDSTGSAVENGIYQAVVSEDMGNTENGATINFADIYKNSGLSSYDDSEDLSVVITGVKGNFDIEGAVFLGGEGESRTWLFDAKNVANIKILTEKNYSGEIDFKIRYVTTEKEGDSKTLSYENVKILVTPDVDATINTSTSVKEDTLTKVNFSISTSDSNESLVQVRILALDVDGKDFTLYLGNNTTPISSLSKDADGYYVLNAQEAKNLYVQYKSDLGSSQDTKFDFKYTIKDSITLSDSNVISDIEEKDSTYNLTLTAVTDEISINANVGLSPIIDISNQNGEGVKTVTIKETGSFDVDIALNAVASDNADRDTDGSEAVTRLVVEGVPLGMSIENGTFTVTSNGTNLWFIDIPDTKLDGSYTLKFNVHNTLSNETGEKYNIKITAYNQDGENSQVTTATTELKFVDAIANTSGGSGLGVNSEFFIEDFNVTEDKAFSLADIVTIIADTNRTDEAYSISFKGLENLSISADSLSKLVTYEENGETVYVLNIGSSDNIETALQSIVFLPEANFNENNDKGEKVSIQPTLTTYVIGTSLVSVITPAGGFNDENVTPVTDAIASSDLISTINEDQTYTFDIKPKTVDDLDSNGNFSNDGANADGSDYEILGDITLTHSGVNGILELSDGTKIIFDGTTTSAIISPSQLIGLKFTPDTYASGTAKFTYSLETQENGATNTKVGGGIIAINITPIVNGLELEGLKAIGSEYTDGINEFIALTTDNGGIGLSNMIDSDGSETIQTILLDGIPAGFLVYYGEEGSQKLAQNAGNNNSSPDIVYNTWNIPVESNGTAPQIWVKAPENWSGDVSGITLKTIVKDGETISTITKDFTLNVSPVASSVTISPTTTFANAYNWTEINLNANMTDLDGSETLTIELTGETKVLDGTALFRLSDGTLFNGLNGNPSATFDILTSTWKLEGIPSSQINNIEILYHNYEGKVDVSIITVDGEDILDTPASGSFDMNIANSNVINLSNETADLTVMGTSTTTSIKTGSGDDIISVANLNATVDAGDGKDTLVLDNNDTIDLANITSKVKNIEVIDLENSSNQTLKLDLNEVIDITDNNNELIIKGNLGDSIHLDTPSDWTNNGIESYEGINYNVYKGTGTNSTVKLLIDEDITVSDI, encoded by the coding sequence ATGAAATTAACAATAAAAACACAGAGTGGACAAAAAGTTGTAGATTTAAATAGCGATTTGCAATTTAATACAATAAAAGGTGAACAATATGTGTTCTCAAATGGTTTTTCAAATTATGTACTAAATTTTAAAGATAATCAAGAATCAGTAACTCTAACATTTAATGTAAATGGTAAAAGTATAAAAGTAGAATTGAATGGTATCGTGCCACTTCTACAAGCAAATACAACAAATATGCCTAATCCCACAGCAATAATAATAAATAAAGATTTAAATGAAAAAGATGTAGATAGTATTGTAGAGAATAATAGCTTTGATGGTGGAGAAATAATAGATAGATTAGAAGCATTGCTTTCAAAACCAGTAGAACTGGGAGATAATGTAAGCTCAAACTTAACATTAATAACAAATTATCAAACATTGTTAGAATCATTAGGTGCAGCAGCAGCAGGAGCTGAAGCAGGTGGAAATGCTACTGGTAATGGATCAACATTTAATTCTATTTTTTCTATAAATGATAGAGGATTAAATGATATTGCAGATACTGCAAGATGGGAGAATTTAAGTGAATCTATAGCTAATATTCCTGTTGATACAGCTGATAATACAGGAGATAGAATCACAATATTTACATCAATGACTTCGTCAGATGTAAATGAAAATGCTGACTCAGTAACATTCAATATTTTTCTAAGCTATGTTCCTCAAGGTACAGCTAATACAGTAACCGTAAATGTGACAGATCAAAATGGAAATGTTACAACTTATATCGTAGATATAAATGCAGACGGAAGAGGTGTTCTTACTATAAAAACACAAGATATGGATGTATATAATGATTCTCAATCGTTGACAGCTGAAATAGTAGCTATAAATGGTGGAGATTATGAAGAAGTAGTTTTCGGAACACCAGTTACTGTAAATATAACTGATATTGGTGCAATAGATGATGTAACATTAATATTAGATGATGTAAATGTAAATGAAGGAACAGGAACAGCAACAGTAGGTGGAAGCTTAGATTATGCACCACAAACAACATTAGTAGTAACACTTTCAAATGGATCAACAATCACATTTGGACCAGATTATGTAGTAGGAACAATAGTTCAATCAACACCATTTGTAATACAAGGAGATGATGTATATAAAGATGGTGAAACTTACACTGTAACAGTTGTAAGTACAACAGGTGGGAACTTTGAAAACCTAGTAACAACGGATACTGCAAAAGCTACAGTAACAGATACAGAGACACCAGTAACAGTAAACTTAAGCGCGTCAACAGTAAATGAAGATGCAGCAAATACATCGTATGTGTTTACCGCAACATTAAGTGCAGCATCACAAGGTGATACAATAATTGTTACAGATAAAGGAACAATTACAATTGCAGATGGACAAACAACAGGGACATTAACAATAGCAAGTAATAATACAAGTGATGTTTATGTTGATAGAAGTGAACTTACAGCAACAATAACGTCAGCAAGTGGTGGGAATTTTGAGAAAATAAATGTAGGAACAGCAACTGCAAAAGCTACAGTAACAGATACAGAGACACCAGTAACAGTAAACTTAAGCGCGTCAACAGTAAATGAAGATGCAGCAAATACATCGTATGTGTTTACCGCAACATTAAGTGCAGCATCACAAGGTGATACAATAATTGTTACAGATAAAGGAACAATTACAATTGCAGATGGACAAACAACAGGGACATTAACAATAGCAAGTAATAATACAAGTGATGTTTATGTTGATAGAAGTGAACTTACAGCAACAATAACGTCAGCAAGTGGTGGGAATTTTGAGAAAATAAATGTAGGAACAGCAACTGCAAAAGCTACAGTAACAGATACAGAGACACCAGTAACAGTAAACTTAAGCGCGTCAACAGTAAATGAAGATGCAGCAAATACATCGTATGTGTTTACCGCAACATTAAGTGCAGCATCACAAGGTGATACAATAATTGTTACAGATAAAGGAACAATTACAATTGCAGATGGACAAACAACAGGGACATTAACAATAGCAAGTAATAATACAAGTGATGTTTATGTTGATAGAAGTGAACTTACAGCAACAATAACGTCAGCAAGTGGTGGGAATTTTGAGAAAATAAATGTAGGAACAGCAACTGCAAAAGCTACAGTAACAGATACAGAGACACCAGTAACAGTAAACTTAAGCGCGTCAACAGTAAATGAAGATGCAGCAAATACATCGTATGTGTTTACCGCAACATTAAGTGCAGCATCACAAGGTGATACAATAATTGTTACAGATAAAGGAACAATTACAATTGCAGATGGACAAACAACAGGGACATTAACAATAGCAAGTAATAATACAAGTGATGTTTATGTTGATAGAAGTGAACTTACAGCAACAATAACGTCAGCAAGTGGTGGGAATTTTGAGAAAATAAATGTAGGAACAGCAACTGCAAAAGCTACAGTAACAGATACAGAGACACCAGTAACAGTAAACTTAAGCGCGTCAACAGTAAATGAAGATGCAGCAAATACATCGTATGTGTTTACCGCAACATTAAGTGCAGCATCACAAGGTGATACAATAATTGTTACAGATAAAGGAACAATTACAATTGCAGATGGACAAACAACAGGGACATTAACAATAGCAAGTAATAATACAAGTGATGTTTATGTTGATAGAAGTGAACTTACAGCAACAATAACGTCAGCAAGTGGTGGGAATTTTGAGAAAATAAATGTAGGAACAGCAACTGCAAAAGCTACAGTAACAGATACAACAGATACGGTTATTATTAAAATCTTTGTATCTGATGAAAATGGAATGCCTTTAAAAGATATAAATGGAAACTATTTAACAACAAATAGTGTAACTGAAGGTGCTAAAGCACATTATGTTGCTTTAGCTTTTGAACCAAATACAACAGAGTTTAATGATAATACTGTTGTATCAGATCAAGTTGGGACAGTAGATTTCAAATTTACACCAGATACAGCTACTGTGAATACTGCTACAAATGCATCTGCTGGCTCAAATGATTATTTACCTCAATCAACATTAACTAATATTGCTCTTGGTAAAGCTATTTCTATGGATGCTTTAGATGATTATATATCTGATAATGGTGAAGTTTTAAATATTTCAATTGAAAACTATAAAGCTCCAAATAGTGGAAAAATATATGAAGATGTTATTTTAAATAGTGATAAAGTTGTAACAACAATTTTAGATGATACTATTTTTGGACAAGAAGATACTGTATATGTAAAAATAGAAAATAATGCTTCTGTAATAGAAGGGAATGCTTTAACACATACGATTACTTTGGTTGATAAGTTTGGAAATCCAGTAGTTGTTCCTGCTGGACAAAGTATTAAAATAACTTTAACATATAGTTCAGATACTACAGAAAATGAAGATTTTAATAGTACTACAACTTATAAAACAACTGAAGTTGTAATAACTGGTGGAAATAGTAGTGTAATAGTTAAGAATTCAACAGTTGATGATTTTACAAATGAAGGTAAAGAAGGTTATGTTTTAAAAATTACAGATGTAGAACAATCAAGTCACTATTATGAAAATGTAGAAGTACATGCAGGAAAAAATAGTGTAACAGGTGAAATTATTGATGGAGTAAGTATAGAAACACCTATAAATGGAACAGTTGATGAAGATAATTTTATTGTAACAAATTCTAATACATCAATTTCAACTACAGGAAATTTAGGAATAACTGCTCCAAGTGGAGATAATGGATATACATTGTCTTTTACAACAACACCAACTAATAGTTTAGGTGAACCTTTAACTTCTGATGGTAAAAAAATAACATATATTTTAAATGGAAATACAATCACAGCAATTAGAGAAGGTGATAACAAAACTGTATTTGAAATTAAACTAAATAAAAATAGTGCAGGTGGTAGTGATGATAGTTATACTTATACTCAGTATGAAAATATTGATCATCCAATAAAAGGAATTGTAGGTATAAATTCATCAATTGACCAAATTATAGATGATAATATAGTTCTTAATTTTGGATTTAAGATTACAGATCAAGGTAAAACTAGTCCTCTTGTAGAATTTAAAGTAACTGTAAATGACTCTTTACCAAATGCTATAAATAAAACATTTGAATTAAATGAAGATACTTCAATAAATATTACTTTAACAGAAGAAAGTTTTTCTAGTTTATTAATTTGGAACAAAGGTTTATTACCAGAAACTTTAGATTCAAGTAATCCAACAGTAGATATTTTTGATCCAAATAATTCAAATATTGTAATAGGAAAATTAACATATAATGGTTCAGGTTATGTAACATTTACTCCAAACCCTGATTATTCAAACTATAATGCTACTCCATCATTTAAATATGGTATTCAAGATAGTGATGGAGATATTGCTTTTGGAGAAATTAAATTTAAAGTTAATCCTGTTGCAGATGGTTTAACATGGAATTATACAAATGTAACAACTAATGAAGATGTAAATGTTGATATGAATTTAACTCTTCCAACTATTATAGATAATTCAGATGATAATGGTAATAAAACAGGTGACCATGGTGAAAGAATAGGTGTTATTGAACTTTCTAGTATTGATAAAGGTGCAATAATTTACAATGGTAATATTGCATTAAATAGTGGAACAACTACAGCAACTTTAAAATTTGTAATTGTTAATGCTGATGGTAGTTTAGATACTTCTTTACATTATTCAAATATTGATATGAATGATACAAGTATTATACATTTAACAAAAGCACAATATGAAAATTTAACAATTACTCCTATTTCCCAATCACATAATGATATAACTATGACATTAAAAGCAACAAGTTATGAAGTTGATGATAGTGGAAATCCACTTTCAGGAGTTGCAGGTAAAACAACATCAAAAGATATTACAGTGGTTGTTAAATCAGTAACAGATGATATTTCACTAAGTTTTGATAATAAAAATAACCCTGATGATAATATTTCAAGTGATAGTAAAACTTACACAATAGCAAGTAAATTAGAAGAAGGAAATAATGTAATTGATTTACAAGCAATTTTAACACCTACATCAGGTAATTCACTTGATTTAGATGGCTCAGAACAAAGAAGTTATACGGTAAGTGGTGTTCCAGAAGGTACAATAATTACTTTAGGTGGAGTAAGTGCCGTTGCAAATTCAAGCGGAATTGCAATAGTTAATTTTGATGCTACAGCTGAAAAAATTGTTGATCCTACATTTACTATGACTTTACCTGGAGAATTTAGTGGAAAAATAGATGCAACAATTACATTAAAAGTAACAGATATTGATGATCATGCAGGTTCAGCAGTTCCTGAAACTAAAACACAAACGGTTTATTTAAAAATGAATGTTGATCCTGTTGCTGATCAAGTTACTCTTAGTGTATCTCAAGCAAAAGGGTATGAAGATGCAGGAAGAAGTAAAGGAAATACTTCAAATGATGAAAATGCAGATGATATTAATGCAAAAGTAGGAAATAAAATACCTGGAGCTATCGATTTAGATATAAATGTAAAATCTGATGATATAGACGGTTCTGAAACATTTACAGTTGTAATTTCTGATATTCCTACTGGTGCAAGTATTTATTATAATGGAATAGAAGTAGTACAAAATCCTGCAGGAAAAATCACTATCGAGAATTTTAATAATACAATACCATTACAAATAGTTCCTACTCATAATAGTGATGAAGATTTTAATTTAAAAGTAAAAGCTTATAGTGTAGATACTGCTACGAATTCTACAGGAACTGTAACAACAGTAACAAGTGAAGCAATCGCTCAAGAACTTACTTTAAATGTACAAATAAAAGGTGTAGCAGATGTTCCTGTAAATGAAATATTTAAAGAATTAGATTCTACTGGTTCAGCAGTAGAAAATGGAATATATCAGGCAGTTGTAAGTGAAGATATGGGAAATACTGAAAATGGTGCAACTATTAATTTTGCAGATATTTATAAAAATTCTGGTCTTTCTTCTTATGATGATTCAGAAGATTTAAGTGTAGTTATCACAGGAGTTAAAGGAAACTTCGATATTGAAGGAGCTGTTTTCTTAGGTGGAGAAGGAGAATCAAGAACTTGGTTATTTGACGCAAAAAATGTAGCGAATATAAAAATCCTTACTGAAAAAAATTATAGTGGTGAAATAGATTTTAAAATTAGATATGTTACAACAGAAAAAGAAGGAGATAGCAAGACTCTATCTTATGAAAATGTAAAAATCTTAGTAACACCAGATGTAGATGCTACAATAAATACTTCAACTAGTGTAAAAGAAGATACTTTAACAAAAGTTAATTTTAGTATTTCTACAAGTGATAGTAATGAATCATTAGTACAAGTTAGAATATTAGCTCTTGATGTTGATGGAAAAGATTTTACACTTTATTTAGGAAATAATACAACACCTATTTCAAGTTTAAGTAAAGATGCAGATGGTTATTATGTTTTAAATGCTCAAGAAGCTAAAAATTTATATGTACAATATAAATCAGATTTAGGTTCATCACAAGATACAAAATTTGACTTTAAATATACTATTAAAGATAGTATTACATTAAGTGATTCAAATGTTATATCAGATATTGAAGAAAAAGATTCAACTTATAATTTAACACTAACAGCTGTAACAGATGAAATTTCTATAAATGCAAATGTAGGTTTATCTCCAATTATTGATATATCAAATCAAAATGGTGAAGGTGTAAAAACGGTAACTATAAAAGAAACAGGAAGTTTTGATGTTGATATTGCTTTAAATGCAGTTGCTTCTGATAACGCAGATAGAGATACAGATGGTTCAGAAGCAGTTACAAGACTTGTAGTTGAGGGTGTTCCTCTTGGTATGAGCATAGAAAATGGTACTTTCACTGTAACAAGTAATGGTACAAATTTATGGTTTATTGATATTCCTGACACTAAACTTGATGGAAGTTATACTTTGAAATTTAATGTACATAATACTTTATCAAATGAAACGGGTGAAAAATATAATATTAAAATTACTGCTTATAATCAAGATGGAGAAAATAGTCAAGTTACTACAGCAACTACAGAATTAAAATTTGTGGATGCTATTGCTAATACTTCAGGAGGATCAGGATTAGGAGTAAATTCAGAATTCTTTATTGAAGATTTTAATGTTACAGAAGATAAAGCATTTTCTTTAGCAGATATAGTTACGATTATAGCTGATACTAATAGAACGGATGAAGCTTATTCTATATCATTCAAAGGTTTAGAAAATCTAAGTATTAGTGCTGATAGTTTATCAAAACTAGTTACTTATGAAGAAAATGGTGAAACGGTATATGTATTAAATATTGGTAGTTCAGACAATATTGAAACAGCATTACAAAGTATTGTATTCTTACCAGAAGCAAATTTCAATGAAAATAATGACAAAGGTGAAAAAGTTTCAATACAACCTACATTAACTACATATGTAATAGGAACAAGTTTAGTTTCAGTTATAACTCCAGCGGGAGGATTTAATGATGAAAATGTTACTCCAGTAACAGATGCAATAGCTTCAAGTGATTTAATTAGTACAATTAATGAAGATCAAACATATACTTTTGATATAAAACCTAAAACAGTTGATGATTTAGATTCAAATGGAAATTTCTCAAATGATGGTGCGAATGCTGATGGTTCAGATTATGAAATACTAGGAGATATAACTTTAACTCATTCAGGTGTAAATGGAATATTAGAATTATCTGATGGAACTAAAATCATTTTTGATGGAACTACGACTAGTGCAATAATTTCACCAAGTCAATTGATTGGACTTAAATTTACTCCAGATACTTATGCCTCAGGAACAGCTAAATTTACTTACTCTTTAGAAACGCAAGAAAATGGGGCGACTAATACAAAAGTTGGTGGAGGAATTATTGCCATAAATATTACACCTATTGTAAATGGCTTAGAATTAGAAGGACTAAAAGCAATAGGAAGTGAATACACAGATGGAATTAATGAATTTATTGCTTTAACTACAGATAATGGAGGAATTGGTTTATCAAATATGATAGATAGTGATGGTTCTGAAACAATTCAAACTATACTTTTAGATGGAATACCAGCGGGATTCTTAGTATATTATGGGGAAGAAGGTAGTCAAAAATTAGCACAAAATGCTGGAAATAATAATAGTAGCCCAGATATTGTATATAACACTTGGAATATTCCTGTAGAATCTAATGGAACAGCTCCTCAAATATGGGTAAAAGCACCAGAAAATTGGAGTGGAGATGTTTCAGGAATAACACTAAAAACTATAGTAAAAGATGGTGAAACTATTAGCACTATAACTAAAGATTTTACTTTAAATGTAAGCCCTGTTGCAAGTAGTGTGACGATAAGTCCAACAACAACATTTGCAAATGCATACAATTGGACAGAAATTAATCTTAATGCGAATATGACAGATTTAGATGGTTCTGAAACATTAACAATTGAATTAACAGGTGAAACAAAAGTATTAGATGGAACAGCATTATTTAGATTATCAGATGGGACATTATTTAATGGTTTAAATGGGAATCCAAGTGCTACTTTTGATATATTAACTTCGACTTGGAAGTTAGAAGGAATACCAAGTTCACAAATAAATAATATTGAAATTTTATATCATAACTACGAAGGAAAAGTAGATGTTTCTATAATAACTGTTGATGGAGAAGATATTCTTGATACGCCAGCTAGTGGAAGCTTTGATATGAATATAGCAAATTCAAATGTTATTAATTTAAGTAATGAAACAGCAGATTTAACGGTTATGGGAACTTCAACTACAACAAGTATTAAAACAGGAAGTGGAGATGATATTATTAGTGTAGCTAATTTAAATGCAACAGTAGATGCAGGAGATGGTAAAGATACATTAGTTTTAGATAACAATGATACTATTGATTTAGCTAATATTACTTCAAAAGTTAAAAATATTGAAGTTATTGATTTAGAAAATAGTAGTAATCAAACTTTAAAATTAGATTTGAATGAAGTTATTGATATCACAGATAATAATAATGAATTGATTATTAAAGGAAATCTAGGAGATAGTATTCACCTAGATACTCCAAGTGATTGGACAAATAATGGAATAGAATCATATGAAGGAATAAATTATAATGTATACAAAGGTACAGGTACAAATTCAACAGTTAAATTATTGATTGATGAAGATATTACGGTATCAGATATATAA